GTATCAAGTCTGACTACCGAGTACACTCAATTTAAGCAGTACGCTTTTCAGATTGGCGAATTAAATGGTGAAATCACCGAACGAATTCAGCGCGTGAAATCGGTGTTGGATCTTGTGGGTGGAACACATATTTCCGATAACCTGGTTGGAACCAAATGGTCCAAATTGTTGATCAACAATGCCTTCAGTGGTTTATCGGCTGCATTGAATGGTGAATATGGGGACATTATTGATCATGAAGCCGGCATTGTGAGTGCAGCCCATATTGCGGACGAGACAATTAAAGTTGTTCGCGCCAATGGGGTCACCTTGGTTAAAATGAATGGATTCGACATCGCTTCACTCGAACTGAACAGCGAAGAAGAAATCCCTGAACGGGTGAAAACACTACGTTACGTGATGGAGCCCTCCAGATTGCTCAAAGCAAGCATGCTTCAAGATCTGGAGAAGAACCGCAAAACGGAGATTGATTACATTAACGGAGTTGTTTCAAGCAGGGCAGAAGGTACGAGAATTGCGACACCTTATAATGATTTAGTTGTAAAACTGGTTAAATCTGCTGAAGAAACTCAAACCGTTCCTGATTTTGACACGAACATAAAAGCTTTTGAAGAACTATTAAGTGTTCAAAAATAAATTCAATTATTTCAACTGAAAGTCGCTAATATAGCGGCTTTTTTGTTGTATCAGTAAATCTAGTCAGGCTTGATTTTGCGACAGATAGAATATTCTTCGTGATTTTTGTTTCCTAAGATTATACAAAAAGGGGAATTAAATTTGATATAATATAGACTTGCTGGTTATTTTTATATTCGAAGGAGATACATATGAGGAAATCTTGGGGGGAATTCGTCTTTTATTTGGCGGTGTTTGTCTTTGTTTTATTTATGACCTGGAATGACTATTCACTATTTTGGACAATAGGGGGTGTAGTCGTTACCATTCTTATCGCGTTTATTAAGCATGTTTTTTATCCTTTAGTATTCGATAAGCGTATAGATCGTTTAGCGTCCTTTTTATCCAAGCAGCAAAATACACCTGGGACATACATTATTTATGTTCTTGCAAACAGACTTGATGATGAGGTAGAACTAGTTATGGAGCAAATTATGCAGAAATATAAGCGAAGAACGTCACAAGCACAGTTTAAGGCAGCTTACGGATTATATCGCAAGGATATGTTCGCCATTCGGCAAGCTGTACCTCATATCGGCTTATCGGACTACCGTACATATTACGAAACTATTCTACTCTTGGAAGACGGGAAAAGTGAAGATGCGCGTGAAAGACTTCAATCCATTAAAAAACAGTGGATGAGATCAACATTGCTCGCGGGTATTGAAGTCAAAGCAAACAACCGTGATACCGCCATCCAGCACGCGCATGAAGCACTTAACTCTTCCAGAGGTGTTAATCGTTATGTCTTGTATAAGGAATATGAAAGGGTATTACCAGAAGTTGTTGAACACATATCATAAACTCGACATTATTTATTTGCTTATTCCAGGCCACTGGTTAAGGAGAAATGATCAAAAACAGCTTGCTGTATAAGGAATTAATAACATTTGGATAATAATGACATTGACAACTGCAGGTTTTTCCAAAATAATAGAATGTAATTGAATACTGGTACCTTTAATTCAGTCCAGAGAGGCTGGCAAGGGCAGCGGATTTCATAATCACGCGAGAATCAGGGCATATTCCGTAATAGGATGCTCTGTGTCTTCGCGCGGATTATGATGCAAAAAGAGGCTACTTGTCAGTGTATAACTTGACGAGTAGCCTCTTTTTTCTGCTTTTTTTGGTATCAGATACACTTTACGTTGGGGGTATTCTGATGAGCAAACAAGATCAAGAGTTTTCATGGCAAGCTGTGCCGAAATCACAAAGAAACCACTTTTGGAAGACGTTATCCGTCATGCTCGGTTTCACTTTCTTCTCTGCAAGCATGCTGGCAGGAGGCACGTTGGGAGTAAGCTTGACGTTCATGGAGTTTATTGGCATCGTACTTGCAGGTAATCTGGTGCTCGGTATCTACACAGGGGCACTGGCACATATCGCCGCCAAAACGGGCTTGTCCACACATTTGCTCGCTAAATATGCTTTTGGTGCAAAAGGGTCGTATCTACCTTCATTCCTGCTAGGCTTCACACAGGTCGGATGGTTCGGAGTAGGCGTAGCCATGTTCGCGATTCCGGTCGCCAAAGCCATGGATTGGAATGTGTACCTGTTGATTATCGTGTTCGGACTTGCCATGACAGCATCAGCTATCTTTGGTATGAAGTCACTCGTCATTCTCGGATATATCGCGGTTCCTGCGATTGCGATTCTCGGTGGTTACTCCATGTTCGAAGGTGCAGGTTCGCTGGGAGGTCTGCAAGGGTTGCTAGAATACACGCCAACACAGTCGCTTACCGCGGCGGCGGCATTAACGATCTGTATTGGATCATTCATAAGCGGCGGAACGCTGACACCCGATTTTGCCCGGTTTTCCCGAACATCGAAACAGGCAGTTACCGCAACAGTTATTGCATTTTTCCTGGGTAACTCACTCATGTTTCTCTTCGGTGCAGTTGGAGCAATGGCCTATAACCTAGCTGATATCTCGGAGGTCATGTTCCTGCAAGGATTGATCATCCCGGCAATCATCGTTCTGGGGCTTAATATCTGGACGACCAACGATAATGCACTGTACGCTTCGGGTCTTGGTTTTGCGAACATCACCAAAATCTCAAAGAAATTTTTCGTCATCGTAAACGGCATTGTGGGTACCGTATTCGCCATGTGGATGTACAACAACTTCGTCAGTTTCCTGAACGTACTGGGCGCGGCGGTACCATCCATCGGGGCTATTATTATCGCAGATTACTTCATTGTAAAACGTAGAAACTATAAGCCATTTGCTGACATGTCATTCAAAAATGTAAACTGGGTAGCGATGGTCGCATGGGCCATCGGCGTGGCATTCGCCCAACTGGCTCCTGGCGTAACACCATTGAACGCACTGCTTGGTACAGCAGTGGCCTATATCGTCTTGATGCTGATTGTTCCTGCGAAAGAATCCAAAGAAATGGGGAAAATAAATGATTATACAGAACGCAAAATTGCGGGGTAAAGAAGGACTATGGAATATCGTTGTGAAAGACGGAAAGTTCGAACGAATCACACAATTGCTGGAAACGACCGAAAATGAAGAGATCCTGGATGTCAACGGATCGCTTGTGCTGCCACCGTTCATTGAGCCGCATATTCATCTCGATACAACGCTCACAGCAGGTGAGCCGGAATGGAATCTAAGCGGAACGCTGTTCGAAGGCATCCAACGCTGGTCAGAGCGCAAGGCTTTCTTGACACATGAAGATGTCAAAACACGGTCTAAAACGGCACTGAAGTGGCAATTGGCACAGGGTATCCAACATGTACGGACTCATGTGGACGTTACTGATCCAAGCTTAATTGCCGTTAAAGCAATGCTTGAAGTGAAAGAAGAAATGGCTCCATATATGGACATCCAGCTTGTTGCTTTTCCACAGGAAGGCATTCACTCTTATCCAAACGGGGCAGAATTGCTGGAAGAGTCGCTGAAAATGGGCGTTGACGTGGTCGGCGGCATTCCACACTTCGAATTCACACGGGAATACGGCGTTGATTCAATGAAAGTTGCGTTTGATCTGGCCGAAAAATACGATCGTCTTATCGATATCCATTGCGATGAAATCGATGACGAGCAATCCCGTTTCGTAGAAGTTGTTGCCAAGGAAGCTTACGAACGTGGACTGGGTTCACGAACAACGGCAAGCCACACGACAGCAATGGGGTCATACAATGACGCTTATACGTACAAGTTGTTCCGTTTGCTGAAGATGGCCGATTTGAACTTTGTCTCCAATCCGCTGGTTAACATTCACCTGCAAGGACGCTTCGACACGTATCCGAAGAGAAGAGGGCTGACGCGTGTCAAAGAGTTGCAGGAAGCAGGTCTGAATGTATGCTTCGGTCATGATGACATCTTTGATCCTTGGTATCCGCTCGGTACAGGCAACATGCTGCAAGTACTGCACATGGGGATTCATGCTTCGCAGTTGCTTGGTTACGACCAGATCGTGAATTCGATCGACCTCATTACGAAAAACAGCGCAAGAACGTTACACATTGAGGATGTGTACGGTATTGAAGAAGGTAAACCTGCCAACTTCATCGTACTTGAAGCAGAGAACGAATATGAGGCTGTTCGCAAACAAGCCGGCGTACTTTATTCCTACAGAGGCGGCCGTAAAATTGCGGAATCGAAGCCGCGGGACACATCCATCATTTTTGAAGGCGGTACAGAAAAGGTTACTTTTAATAAATAATGAAGAAAATATACTCCCATTAAAGTCGCTATTTTAGCGGCTTTTTTTCTTTTTTGTACTGTCTACATACAATAAGAACCAAAAATTCAGCTTGCCTTAAGGGCTTCACTAGAAGCCTGCTTCCCGCCTTTTTTGCGAATGAAACTAATGATGAGCAGCAGCAGTGGTAACAAGCCAAATAAGAAAATGGACAAGTTTCCGAGAAAATCACCCAAAGCTAACGTTTCCTCCAAGTTTTTAGGCAAGTAAGCAATGACATACAAGACTGGCAACATCGCGAATTGTATGCTCGTAATATTTTTGAGACGAAACAAATCTCGGACCCCGATTGCCGCAAAATAGTGTTTAAAAGCATAGGTTGCAAAGATCTGCATCAGCCAAAACACAATGAACAGCGATTCATATCGCTCAAATAGAAATCCCTCAATCTCAAAACTTCGAACCATGTCGAACGTTGGCCACATTCGTGTTTGAATTCCTGGCAAAGATAAGTTTCCTACAACGGTAACAATCGTGACCAAATATATGATCGTACAACTAAGTATGCTGTATATAGCAGCTTTACTGCTTGCTTTCACGTCCACCATGTAAGCTGTGATGATGAGTAACACTTCATATCCAGAATAGGAGAGACACGAAGGTTTAAGACCTTTCAACACAGGCATGAATCCATCGCCCAGGAGTGGTCTGAGGTTATTAAGTTCAAACATCTTGGTGCTTAAAAGGAAAACCAGCGCTAGTAATACAAGCGTAACGGGCAACACGATTGAAAAGACGCGGATGATGACCTTAAGACCACCCGTTAACATATAAATACCAATCCACAAACTGACCATAATGGTGACCCAAGTAGGCGTGCGCTCAAGGATGTACATACTTGTAATTTCGGCCATGACTCTAACTTCGAATGAACAAAGAACAACAAAATACACGATAATTAAAAGTCCCAATAGATAAGCAATCCACTGACCTGTGATTTCGGGTAT
This Paenibacillus xylanexedens DNA region includes the following protein-coding sequences:
- a CDS encoding cytosine deaminase, with amino-acid sequence MIIQNAKLRGKEGLWNIVVKDGKFERITQLLETTENEEILDVNGSLVLPPFIEPHIHLDTTLTAGEPEWNLSGTLFEGIQRWSERKAFLTHEDVKTRSKTALKWQLAQGIQHVRTHVDVTDPSLIAVKAMLEVKEEMAPYMDIQLVAFPQEGIHSYPNGAELLEESLKMGVDVVGGIPHFEFTREYGVDSMKVAFDLAEKYDRLIDIHCDEIDDEQSRFVEVVAKEAYERGLGSRTTASHTTAMGSYNDAYTYKLFRLLKMADLNFVSNPLVNIHLQGRFDTYPKRRGLTRVKELQEAGLNVCFGHDDIFDPWYPLGTGNMLQVLHMGIHASQLLGYDQIVNSIDLITKNSARTLHIEDVYGIEEGKPANFIVLEAENEYEAVRKQAGVLYSYRGGRKIAESKPRDTSIIFEGGTEKVTFNK
- the codB gene encoding cytosine permease: MSKQDQEFSWQAVPKSQRNHFWKTLSVMLGFTFFSASMLAGGTLGVSLTFMEFIGIVLAGNLVLGIYTGALAHIAAKTGLSTHLLAKYAFGAKGSYLPSFLLGFTQVGWFGVGVAMFAIPVAKAMDWNVYLLIIVFGLAMTASAIFGMKSLVILGYIAVPAIAILGGYSMFEGAGSLGGLQGLLEYTPTQSLTAAAALTICIGSFISGGTLTPDFARFSRTSKQAVTATVIAFFLGNSLMFLFGAVGAMAYNLADISEVMFLQGLIIPAIIVLGLNIWTTNDNALYASGLGFANITKISKKFFVIVNGIVGTVFAMWMYNNFVSFLNVLGAAVPSIGAIIIADYFIVKRRNYKPFADMSFKNVNWVAMVAWAIGVAFAQLAPGVTPLNALLGTAVAYIVLMLIVPAKESKEMGKINDYTERKIAG
- a CDS encoding ketopantoate reductase family protein, with amino-acid sequence MRIAIVGAGSLGTIVGAYLADGGLDVELIDAYQEHVDALNQTGAKVTGTTEFQAKVKAITPDQKSGQYDLVLLLTKQLYNDSILQELLPFLNEDSMVCSLQNGIPEEKVASIVGEKRVIAGSVEFGATFIEPGVSSLTTEYTQFKQYAFQIGELNGEITERIQRVKSVLDLVGGTHISDNLVGTKWSKLLINNAFSGLSAALNGEYGDIIDHEAGIVSAAHIADETIKVVRANGVTLVKMNGFDIASLELNSEEEIPERVKTLRYVMEPSRLLKASMLQDLEKNRKTEIDYINGVVSSRAEGTRIATPYNDLVVKLVKSAEETQTVPDFDTNIKAFEELLSVQK
- a CDS encoding GerAB/ArcD/ProY family transporter — protein: MKQSTSNINTSEVIIVVINSILGAGILTLPRTISKAVGTPDVWISVILSGLIVTTISILLVTLCRRFPGKTVFEFIPEITGQWIAYLLGLLIIVYFVVLCSFEVRVMAEITSMYILERTPTWVTIMVSLWIGIYMLTGGLKVIIRVFSIVLPVTLVLLALVFLLSTKMFELNNLRPLLGDGFMPVLKGLKPSCLSYSGYEVLLIITAYMVDVKASSKAAIYSILSCTIIYLVTIVTVVGNLSLPGIQTRMWPTFDMVRSFEIEGFLFERYESLFIVFWLMQIFATYAFKHYFAAIGVRDLFRLKNITSIQFAMLPVLYVIAYLPKNLEETLALGDFLGNLSIFLFGLLPLLLLIISFIRKKGGKQASSEALKAS